From the genome of Kaistella daneshvariae, one region includes:
- a CDS encoding S41 family peptidase, translating to MNFKKYLVLFAAAALVSSCSRDEDPAPQPKPEAAVTPVRANDFVWKGLNSWYYWQKNVPALGDSYFKTPNDYANFVNAKKPDDLFYSLLYDYPNKDRFSWIVPDYKELIAQFAGVSKSSGMDLSLYLKNSGNTDVVAIVNYIVPNSPAAAAGLKRGDVISAVNGAALTVSNYTTLFADQFSVTVAKDVEVTSAGITTSGTAKTANITAVTLEENPVAYYETKKINGKNIGYLVYNGFQSNYNDELNAAFGQMKADNVTDLILDLRYNGGGSVETAVALGQMITGQFTGQPYVILDFNDKHNQYDETDNLSTTVNTYSYTSGGVQNTGAIPVNSLNLNRVYVLTSSGSASASELTIQGLKAYINVTTIGGETYGKFVGSITLYDSPTSDYTDVNTRNMSHTWAMQPITFSYYNGKKQENPVSGGIVPNYVYAPANYFGKLKEFGDASGDVALAKALELITGQSTANKMVSPYNTKLKFLGTNSTLTPFGSELYLEHPGKNLKK from the coding sequence ATGAATTTTAAAAAATACTTAGTACTTTTCGCCGCCGCAGCGCTGGTAAGCTCTTGTTCCCGTGATGAAGATCCGGCTCCGCAACCTAAACCGGAAGCTGCTGTAACACCAGTTCGTGCGAATGATTTTGTCTGGAAAGGACTCAACTCCTGGTATTACTGGCAAAAAAATGTACCCGCTCTTGGCGACAGTTATTTTAAAACGCCAAATGACTACGCAAATTTTGTAAACGCTAAAAAACCTGACGATTTATTTTACAGCTTGCTGTATGATTATCCAAATAAAGACCGTTTTTCCTGGATAGTTCCCGATTATAAAGAATTGATTGCTCAGTTTGCGGGGGTATCCAAAAGTTCGGGAATGGACTTAAGTTTATACCTAAAAAATTCCGGTAATACCGATGTGGTGGCGATTGTAAATTACATTGTGCCGAATTCTCCCGCAGCAGCAGCCGGCCTGAAAAGAGGTGACGTGATCAGTGCTGTAAATGGCGCTGCCTTAACGGTGAGCAACTATACCACTTTGTTCGCAGACCAGTTTTCGGTAACTGTTGCTAAAGATGTTGAGGTAACTTCAGCGGGTATTACGACCTCCGGAACTGCAAAAACAGCCAACATTACCGCAGTGACCTTAGAGGAAAATCCGGTTGCTTATTATGAAACCAAAAAAATTAACGGTAAAAACATCGGGTATTTGGTTTATAATGGTTTCCAATCAAATTACAACGATGAGCTGAATGCAGCGTTTGGCCAGATGAAAGCTGATAATGTAACTGATCTTATTTTAGATTTACGCTACAACGGCGGTGGCTCTGTAGAAACTGCAGTTGCGCTGGGGCAAATGATTACCGGACAATTCACAGGTCAGCCTTACGTGATTTTAGATTTTAACGACAAGCATAATCAGTACGACGAGACCGATAATTTATCTACGACGGTAAATACCTACAGTTATACAAGTGGTGGTGTGCAAAACACCGGTGCGATACCTGTAAACAGCTTGAATTTAAACAGAGTTTATGTGCTGACTTCCAGTGGTTCTGCCTCCGCAAGTGAGCTTACCATTCAGGGTTTAAAAGCATATATTAACGTTACTACTATTGGTGGTGAAACGTACGGAAAATTTGTAGGTTCCATCACTTTATACGATTCGCCGACCTCCGATTATACCGATGTAAATACGAGAAATATGTCGCATACCTGGGCGATGCAGCCGATTACTTTCTCTTATTATAACGGGAAAAAGCAGGAAAACCCGGTTTCGGGAGGTATCGTACCGAATTACGTATATGCGCCGGCTAATTATTTTGGAAAGCTTAAAGAATTTGGTGATGCTTCCGGTGATGTTGCCTTAGCAAAAGCTTTGGAATTGATTACCGGGCAAAGCACCGCCAACAAAATGGTGAGTCCGTACAATACTAAACTGAAATTCCTGGGAACCAATTCAACATTAACTCCATTTGGTTCAGAACTTTATCTGGAGCATCCGGGAAAAAATCTGAAAAAATAG
- a CDS encoding DUF6973 domain-containing protein: MRNLKLILTTLSSLSFGKILKLLRLILPHPLFSIMGLYATLKSFALAQKHFPKSHSNNGVGNAFRHALWTCLIMMYCCKISSPKKAQNYCKRMTDLHEELFPNNPLEKKMDLHNNKVGMDYFMELLPGVHRQFFETSFFVEELLNKAKTAKVLENLDDDFSGNLVYLAPKK; the protein is encoded by the coding sequence ATGAGAAATTTAAAATTAATTTTAACCACGCTTTCATCCTTGAGTTTCGGTAAAATACTGAAACTGTTGCGATTAATTCTTCCGCATCCGCTGTTTTCTATAATGGGACTTTATGCGACACTGAAAAGTTTCGCGCTGGCGCAGAAACATTTTCCAAAATCACATTCGAATAATGGTGTGGGAAATGCTTTTAGACACGCACTTTGGACTTGCCTGATTATGATGTACTGCTGCAAAATTTCTTCCCCTAAAAAAGCCCAAAATTATTGTAAAAGAATGACGGACCTCCACGAAGAATTGTTTCCCAACAATCCTTTGGAAAAAAAAATGGATTTGCACAATAATAAAGTGGGAATGGATTATTTCATGGAGTTGCTGCCCGGAGTTCACCGCCAGTTTTTCGAAACCAGTTTTTTCGTTGAAGAACTTTTAAACAAAGCAAAAACTGCCAAAGTTTTAGAAAATCTGGACGATGATTTTTCCGGAAATTTGGTCTATTTAGCGCCTAAAAAATAA
- the accD gene encoding acetyl-CoA carboxylase, carboxyltransferase subunit beta: MAFDWFKRKTQNITTSTEDKKDVPKGLWHQTPTGKVIEHDELKANNYVSPEDGFHVRIGSKEFFSIIFDDSKYTELDANVESVDMLNFKDTKSYSDRLKEVKSKTKLTDSIRNAVGTVKGEEMVISCMDFSFIGGSLGSVMGEKIRRAVDYCLEHKLPYMIICQSGGARMQEATYSLMQLAKVQSKLAQLSEAGLLYIAYLCDPTFGGITASFAMTADIIMAEPGALIGFAGPRVIRETIGKDLPEGFQTSEFLQEKGFVDFIVKRTEIREKVSQTVRLLSHA, translated from the coding sequence ATGGCATTCGACTGGTTTAAAAGAAAAACCCAAAATATTACCACTTCTACAGAGGATAAAAAAGACGTTCCGAAAGGGCTCTGGCACCAGACGCCAACCGGAAAAGTCATTGAGCATGATGAATTGAAAGCCAATAATTATGTTTCTCCGGAAGACGGTTTTCACGTAAGAATTGGAAGTAAAGAATTTTTCTCGATTATTTTTGATGACAGCAAATACACCGAACTTGACGCTAACGTGGAAAGTGTGGATATGCTGAACTTCAAAGATACCAAGTCATATTCCGACCGTTTGAAAGAAGTAAAATCCAAAACCAAACTTACAGATTCTATCCGGAATGCCGTTGGAACCGTGAAAGGTGAAGAAATGGTGATTTCCTGTATGGATTTCAGTTTCATCGGGGGATCTTTAGGTTCCGTAATGGGTGAGAAAATCCGCCGTGCGGTAGATTATTGTCTGGAACATAAACTTCCGTACATGATCATTTGCCAATCCGGTGGGGCAAGAATGCAGGAAGCAACGTATTCCTTAATGCAGCTGGCAAAAGTACAATCGAAACTGGCGCAACTTTCCGAAGCGGGACTTTTATACATTGCATATCTGTGCGACCCGACTTTTGGTGGGATTACCGCTTCGTTTGCGATGACCGCTGACATTATTATGGCAGAACCTGGTGCTTTGATCGGTTTTGCCGGTCCACGCGTTATCCGCGAAACAATCGGTAAAGATTTGCCGGAAGGTTTCCAAACTTCTGAGTTTCTTCAGGAAAAAGGTTTCGTAGATTTCATCGTGAAAAGAACTGAAATCCGCGAAAAAGTTTCACAAACGGTAAGATTGCTAAGCCACGCTTAA
- the fbaA gene encoding class II fructose-bisphosphate aldolase, which produces MSKKFPAGVATGQMVTDIFQYAKENKFALPAVNVIGSSNVNATMETAAKLNSPVIIQFSNGGAAFNAGKGLSNEGQQAAILGGVAGAKHIHTLAEAYGATVILHTDHCAKKLLPWIDGLMDANEEFFKQTGKSLYSSHMLDLSEEPIEENMDISCRYFERMAKMGMTLEIELGITGGEEDGVDNSGVDSSKLYTQPEEVAYAYERLSAVSPNFTIAAAFGNVHGVYKPGNVKLTPKILDNSQKYVAEKFGLGAEPINFVFHGGSGSSLEEIREAIGYGVIKMNIDTDLQFAYTEGIRDYMNQNLDFLKTQVGNPDGDDKPNKKYYDPRGWVRKGEETFSKRLVQAFEDLNNINTL; this is translated from the coding sequence ATGAGCAAGAAGTTTCCGGCAGGCGTTGCCACAGGACAAATGGTTACAGACATCTTTCAATATGCTAAAGAAAATAAATTTGCGCTGCCAGCGGTAAATGTGATTGGTTCCAGCAACGTGAACGCGACCATGGAAACTGCAGCAAAATTAAATTCCCCGGTAATTATTCAGTTTTCAAATGGCGGTGCTGCGTTCAACGCCGGGAAAGGTTTAAGCAATGAGGGTCAGCAAGCCGCAATTTTAGGTGGTGTTGCCGGTGCGAAACACATTCATACCTTGGCAGAAGCTTACGGCGCAACCGTAATTTTACATACCGATCACTGCGCGAAAAAATTACTTCCATGGATTGACGGTTTAATGGATGCGAATGAAGAATTCTTCAAGCAAACCGGTAAATCGCTTTATTCTTCTCACATGTTGGATTTGTCTGAAGAGCCAATTGAAGAAAATATGGACATTTCCTGCCGATATTTTGAAAGAATGGCAAAAATGGGAATGACTTTAGAAATCGAATTAGGAATTACAGGTGGTGAAGAAGATGGTGTTGACAATTCCGGAGTTGATTCCTCAAAATTATATACGCAGCCGGAAGAAGTGGCTTACGCTTATGAAAGATTAAGTGCAGTTTCACCCAACTTTACCATTGCAGCTGCTTTCGGAAATGTACACGGCGTTTACAAACCCGGAAATGTGAAATTAACACCGAAAATCCTTGATAACTCACAGAAATATGTGGCAGAGAAATTTGGTTTGGGTGCAGAGCCGATTAATTTCGTTTTCCATGGTGGTTCCGGATCTTCTTTGGAAGAAATTCGGGAAGCGATTGGTTACGGCGTAATTAAAATGAATATCGATACCGATTTACAGTTCGCTTATACCGAAGGAATTCGTGATTATATGAACCAAAATCTGGACTTCCTGAAAACGCAGGTTGGTAACCCGGACGGTGATGATAAACCAAACAAAAAATACTACGACCCAAGAGGTTGGGTAAGAAAAGGTGAAGAAACTTTCAGCAAAAGATTGGTTCAGGCTTTTGAAGATTTGAACAACATCAATACCCTTTAA
- a CDS encoding NAD kinase: MKAAIYSQKSDLDTFLYLSKFVSELEKRGVQAILYGQMAEAMQFSKVFETFDGKEDLQEKKVDLFFTFGGDGTIVNSLLFVQNLEIPVVGVNTGRLGFLASFTKEEAFLELDKIIKGHLKVSHRSVIEIICPNNGEFFPFALNDITVSRKETTAMITVDSYINDEFLNTFWGDGVIISTPTGSTAYSLSCGGPIITPNNENFVVTPIAPHNLNVRPLIVNDDVEIRLKVKSRVPQYSLSLDSRLFHMETDTEVILRKANFQVLLVHPPSLSFYETIRQKLLWGNDKRN; this comes from the coding sequence ATGAAGGCCGCAATCTACAGCCAGAAAAGTGATCTGGATACGTTTTTATACCTGAGCAAATTTGTTTCGGAGCTTGAAAAAAGAGGTGTTCAGGCAATTTTATACGGGCAGATGGCAGAAGCGATGCAATTTTCAAAAGTCTTCGAAACCTTTGACGGAAAAGAAGATTTACAGGAAAAAAAAGTCGACCTGTTTTTCACCTTCGGCGGTGATGGCACCATTGTAAATTCGCTGCTGTTTGTGCAAAATTTAGAAATTCCTGTCGTCGGTGTAAATACCGGCCGCCTGGGATTTCTTGCAAGTTTTACCAAAGAAGAAGCTTTTCTGGAGCTGGATAAAATTATCAAAGGCCATTTAAAAGTCAGCCACCGTTCAGTAATTGAAATAATTTGCCCAAATAACGGCGAATTTTTTCCCTTTGCGCTGAATGATATTACGGTTTCGCGCAAGGAAACCACCGCCATGATTACGGTGGATTCTTATATCAACGATGAATTTCTGAACACTTTTTGGGGCGATGGAGTCATCATTTCAACACCTACCGGTTCCACCGCGTATTCACTGAGCTGTGGTGGTCCAATTATCACCCCTAACAATGAAAATTTTGTGGTAACGCCCATTGCGCCACACAATTTAAATGTTCGGCCTTTAATTGTAAATGATGATGTGGAAATCCGCTTAAAAGTTAAAAGCCGCGTTCCTCAATATTCTCTATCTTTAGATTCGCGCCTGTTTCATATGGAAACAGATACCGAAGTCATTTTACGAAAGGCCAATTTCCAGGTTCTTTTGGTGCATCCGCCAAGCTTAAGTTTCTACGAAACCATTCGCCAGAAACTGCTTTGGGGCAACGATAAAAGAAATTAA
- a CDS encoding CBS domain-containing protein — protein MFIKDYISKDYPAFNTSDSIEDANEMAKEFGYSHVFIKKKGIFQGALSQSFLDESPEGQLSSLEIHYEKFALFEDGNMLDSVKLFHTYSSNILPILNKSEKYLGYLCADDLFGEFAKYPLFSETGAMLIVQINEKSYSMTEIAKIVESNNAKIYGCYISAFLGDDVQITLKISSGNLSSIDETFERYGYNVVIKYYDDEKEDLMKDRFGFFQKYMEF, from the coding sequence ATGTTTATCAAAGATTATATTTCTAAAGATTATCCGGCCTTCAACACCAGCGATTCCATCGAGGATGCGAACGAAATGGCGAAAGAATTTGGATATTCCCATGTTTTTATCAAAAAAAAGGGAATTTTTCAGGGCGCGCTCAGCCAGTCTTTTTTAGATGAAAGTCCGGAAGGGCAGTTGTCTTCTTTGGAAATTCATTATGAAAAATTTGCTTTGTTTGAAGACGGAAATATGCTGGATTCTGTAAAGCTTTTCCACACGTACAGCAGCAATATTTTACCGATTCTCAATAAATCAGAAAAATATTTGGGCTACCTCTGTGCCGACGATTTGTTCGGTGAGTTTGCGAAATATCCGCTTTTCTCCGAAACTGGCGCGATGCTGATTGTTCAGATTAACGAAAAAAGTTATTCGATGACCGAAATTGCAAAGATTGTAGAGTCGAATAATGCAAAAATCTACGGCTGCTATATCAGCGCATTTCTGGGTGATGATGTGCAGATTACTTTAAAAATCAGCAGCGGAAACCTGAGTTCAATCGACGAAACTTTTGAGCGTTACGGCTACAACGTGGTGATAAAATATTACGATGATGAGAAAGAGGATTTAATGAAAGACCGTTTCGGATTTTTTCAGAAATACATGGAATTTTAA